One window of Paenibacillus sp. FSL K6-3182 genomic DNA carries:
- a CDS encoding AraC family transcriptional regulator, translated as MADDPFVRTRLQETFAVKDIISLHYFEFSKDFAFEGEKHDFWEFVYVDKGEIEVFADTEGYCLHQGDVIFHKPNEFHGVWANRRIAPNVIIISFVCHSKEMAFFENKIFTLNNPQREMLAQLMKNGFAAFHPPFDDPRNHTLTRRGDAPIGSEHLIKLYLELFLIRLRETNDLTKREQRLSAPTKQRSEAELVNRMRDYMEQNLYGEIRLEQVYKTFNLSKSHALTIFKAQTGEGIMKYYRKLKIEQAKKMIREQRHNFTEIAALLHYSSVHTFSRHFKSFAGMSPSEYARTVIARM; from the coding sequence ATGGCAGATGATCCGTTCGTTCGAACAAGACTTCAAGAGACTTTTGCAGTGAAGGACATTATATCTCTTCATTATTTCGAATTTTCCAAGGATTTCGCATTCGAAGGGGAGAAGCATGACTTCTGGGAGTTTGTGTATGTGGACAAGGGGGAAATCGAAGTGTTTGCGGATACGGAAGGTTATTGCCTGCATCAGGGTGATGTCATCTTCCATAAACCGAACGAGTTTCATGGCGTGTGGGCCAATAGGAGAATCGCGCCAAACGTCATCATTATTTCGTTTGTATGCCACTCGAAGGAAATGGCCTTCTTTGAAAATAAAATATTCACATTAAATAACCCTCAGCGCGAGATGCTGGCGCAATTGATGAAGAACGGCTTCGCCGCCTTCCATCCTCCCTTCGACGATCCGCGGAATCATACGCTCACGAGACGCGGCGATGCACCTATCGGTTCGGAACATTTGATTAAGCTCTACCTGGAGTTGTTTCTCATCCGCTTAAGGGAGACAAATGATCTAACCAAGCGCGAGCAACGGCTGTCCGCACCGACCAAGCAGCGAAGCGAAGCCGAGCTGGTGAACCGGATGCGCGACTATATGGAGCAGAATCTATACGGTGAGATCCGGCTTGAACAAGTGTACAAAACCTTTAACTTAAGCAAGAGCCATGCTCTCACGATCTTCAAAGCGCAAACCGGAGAAGGAATCATGAAGTATTATCGCAAGCTAAAAATCGAGCAAGCCAAAAAAATGATCCGCGAGCAGCGGCATAATTTCACCGAAATTGCCGCTCTTCTCCATTACAGCAGCGTTCATACCTTCTCGAGACATTTCAAGTCATTCGCGGGTATGTCTCCGTCGGAATATGCGCGAACAGTGATAGCTAGGATGTGA
- a CDS encoding PIG-L deacetylase family protein has translation MNVLAVGCHPDDLEIGCGGTLAKLSSLGHKVTMVHVANGDKGHKIIPPEELIQIRRLEARKAGSLIGAEVVSLNTPDLLVKSDRDELISKLVKVIREVRPDYIITHPPEDYMKDHTEVSKAVFDASFSATIPHYNLDEGIDTHDKVAPIYYMDTLAGVGFHPTEYVDISDYIDVKIDMNNSHQSQIKWLYEHDGIDFLDFVRTVSKFRGLQCGKAYAEGFTQCQAWPRLTTARLLP, from the coding sequence ATGAACGTCTTGGCGGTAGGCTGCCATCCGGATGATCTGGAGATCGGCTGTGGAGGGACATTAGCGAAGTTGTCGTCTTTAGGTCACAAGGTAACAATGGTTCATGTGGCCAATGGGGATAAGGGACATAAAATCATTCCGCCGGAAGAGCTCATTCAGATTAGGCGGCTGGAAGCTAGAAAGGCAGGCTCCTTGATTGGAGCCGAGGTGGTTAGCTTGAATACGCCTGATCTGTTGGTCAAGTCGGACCGGGACGAGCTGATTTCGAAATTAGTTAAAGTGATTCGAGAGGTGAGGCCGGATTATATCATTACACATCCGCCTGAGGACTATATGAAGGATCACACAGAAGTTTCCAAAGCGGTGTTCGATGCCAGCTTCTCAGCTACGATACCCCATTATAACCTTGATGAGGGAATAGATACTCATGACAAAGTAGCTCCGATCTATTACATGGACACATTGGCTGGCGTGGGATTCCATCCGACTGAATATGTGGACATCTCCGATTATATCGACGTGAAGATTGACATGAATAACAGCCATCAGAGCCAGATCAAGTGGCTATATGAACATGACGGAATCGACTTTCTGGATTTCGTGCGCACGGTATCCAAGTTTCGCGGGCTGCAGTGTGGCAAGGCTTATGCAGAAGGCTTCACGCAGTGTCAAGCATGGCCTAGATTGACTACAGCAAGACTGCTTCCCTAG
- a CDS encoding glucosamine-6-phosphate isomerase: MNFALTVKGSMLEGFYPAGWNMEKIDRCCANSPESIRERQPFWNKQFQPIPCEEVAEFDVKMGHEISWQIRKSKEEGRKVAFIFPAGPMGMYKWAVYFLKEWGVDCKHVYGFNMDEWSDGEGWTLPSDNPGSFQYAMEHAFYGPLGEYSVPVEQRHFATARTLPAYSEKIAALKAEGAELITVFGIGRMMHIAFWEPHFGGEYASDEEWSKETHRIGAQLHPLTIEQNAITSFKSRTPLVSCRANTIGPGLFLQSDYIIGGCDGALGRGMQWQGLSLWTTLRHGPDRWLPSTFMPTMPGKLFFLKELAGPLGAELN, translated from the coding sequence ATGAATTTTGCGCTTACGGTTAAAGGGTCTATGTTGGAAGGTTTCTACCCTGCGGGATGGAATATGGAGAAAATCGACCGTTGCTGCGCAAATTCGCCGGAATCGATCAGGGAGCGCCAGCCCTTCTGGAATAAGCAATTCCAGCCAATTCCTTGCGAAGAGGTAGCCGAGTTTGATGTGAAAATGGGGCATGAGATCTCTTGGCAAATCCGCAAGAGCAAAGAAGAAGGGCGGAAGGTCGCTTTTATATTTCCGGCGGGTCCGATGGGCATGTACAAATGGGCGGTCTATTTCCTGAAGGAATGGGGAGTGGATTGCAAGCACGTATATGGCTTTAATATGGACGAGTGGAGCGATGGAGAAGGCTGGACGCTGCCGTCCGACAACCCAGGCTCCTTCCAATATGCGATGGAGCATGCCTTTTACGGGCCATTGGGAGAATACTCGGTGCCCGTAGAACAACGACATTTTGCTACCGCCAGGACGCTCCCGGCTTATTCGGAGAAAATCGCGGCCTTGAAAGCGGAGGGAGCGGAGCTTATCACCGTATTTGGAATTGGGCGCATGATGCATATTGCATTCTGGGAGCCGCACTTTGGCGGAGAATACGCAAGCGATGAGGAATGGAGCAAAGAAACGCATCGGATCGGCGCACAGCTCCATCCGCTTACGATCGAACAAAATGCGATAACCAGCTTTAAGAGTCGGACACCGCTCGTTTCTTGCCGTGCCAACACGATAGGACCGGGCTTGTTCCTGCAATCCGATTACATCATTGGCGGTTGCGACGGAGCGCTCGGGAGAGGCATGCAGTGGCAAGGTCTCTCTCTGTGGACGACATTGCGGCACGGTCCGGATCGGTGGCTCCCCTCGACGTTTATGCCGACCATGCCGGGCAAGCTGTTTTTCCTGAAAGAGCTAGCGGGTCCGCTCGGGGCAGAATTGAACTAA
- a CDS encoding aldolase has protein sequence MTVKSRMNRMFSEEGKCFDVAIDHGFFNEYSFLASIENMKEAVETVVEANPDCIQLSLGQARHLQAIPGKRKPALVLRTDAANIYGAKLPDYLFSEIIEHAVEHALRLDAVAVCVNLLLLPGQPELHYQCVKNVMQLKSECERYGMVLMVEPLVMLPNEAKGGYMVDGDLAKIMPLVRQAVELGADVIKADPCDDVEDYHRVIEVASGIPVLVRGGGRATDKEIVIRTVKLMEQGAAGIVYGRNVIQHPAPDLMTKALMGIVHQGDSAEKALALLNGGRVSNA, from the coding sequence ATGACGGTCAAATCACGGATGAATAGGATGTTTAGCGAGGAAGGCAAATGCTTCGATGTTGCAATCGATCATGGTTTTTTTAATGAATATTCCTTTCTTGCTTCTATTGAAAATATGAAGGAGGCGGTAGAAACCGTTGTCGAGGCCAATCCCGACTGTATCCAGCTTAGCTTGGGTCAGGCCAGACACTTGCAGGCCATCCCGGGCAAACGCAAACCCGCATTGGTACTTCGTACCGATGCGGCTAATATTTATGGAGCAAAGCTGCCGGACTACCTGTTTAGCGAAATCATCGAACATGCCGTCGAACATGCCTTGCGTCTTGACGCCGTGGCCGTGTGCGTCAATTTATTGCTGTTGCCCGGGCAACCGGAGCTGCATTATCAGTGCGTGAAGAATGTCATGCAGTTAAAAAGTGAATGCGAGCGTTATGGCATGGTATTGATGGTAGAGCCTCTGGTAATGCTGCCGAATGAAGCCAAAGGCGGGTATATGGTGGATGGCGACCTTGCTAAAATTATGCCGCTCGTTCGGCAAGCCGTTGAGCTTGGCGCCGATGTGATCAAAGCGGATCCCTGCGATGATGTAGAGGACTATCACCGCGTAATTGAAGTTGCTTCGGGAATCCCCGTGCTTGTACGCGGCGGAGGACGGGCAACGGACAAAGAAATTGTCATTCGAACCGTCAAGCTGATGGAACAAGGAGCGGCAGGCATTGTTTATGGTCGCAACGTCATCCAACATCCTGCTCCCGATTTAATGACGAAGGCGCTTATGGGAATCGTGCATCAAGGCGACAGCGCGGAGAAGGCGCTCGCGCTTCTGAACGGGGGGCGTGTTTCAAATGCCTAA
- a CDS encoding Gfo/Idh/MocA family oxidoreductase gives MPNLTIRFGVIGCGLMGKEFASAAARWCHLTDVNFTPVITAVCDANPAATAWFEQAVPTVEQSYSDYKELLADPNVDAVYCAVPHNLHARIYADIIRAGKHLLGEKPFGIDQDANGEILRAIADNPDVVVRCSSEFPFFPGAMQLSKWVKENRFGKIIEVEAGFWHSSDLDPMKTINWKRRIETNGEYGCMGDLGMHVLHLPMRFGWKPHNVRSLLTKVVEERPDGNGGTAPCETWDNAILACEVKSGEQVFPMLLSTKRIAPGHANTWFIRIQGTACSAEFSTKNPKQLAWLPYESGGRQAWHVTDVPYQSAYGTITGGIFEFGFSDSILQMWAAFCDEIANSAEGMLQPFRCATPDEAEGSHRVFTAALESNMSGQTIPIYWGE, from the coding sequence ATGCCTAACTTAACTATTCGTTTCGGTGTCATCGGCTGCGGTTTGATGGGAAAGGAATTTGCAAGCGCCGCCGCAAGGTGGTGTCATCTAACGGACGTCAATTTCACCCCTGTCATTACGGCTGTCTGCGATGCTAATCCAGCGGCGACCGCTTGGTTCGAGCAAGCCGTGCCAACGGTCGAACAATCGTATAGCGATTATAAGGAGCTGCTGGCCGATCCCAATGTGGATGCCGTTTATTGCGCAGTACCGCATAATCTGCATGCACGAATATATGCGGATATCATTCGAGCCGGCAAACATCTATTGGGAGAGAAACCGTTCGGTATCGATCAAGATGCGAATGGCGAGATTCTACGTGCCATTGCCGACAATCCGGATGTCGTCGTACGCTGCTCGTCGGAGTTCCCGTTCTTCCCGGGAGCCATGCAGCTGTCGAAGTGGGTGAAAGAAAATCGGTTCGGGAAAATCATAGAGGTTGAAGCGGGTTTCTGGCATTCCAGCGATCTAGATCCGATGAAGACGATTAATTGGAAGCGAAGAATCGAAACGAACGGAGAATACGGCTGCATGGGCGATCTCGGCATGCACGTGCTGCATCTGCCGATGCGATTCGGCTGGAAACCCCACAATGTGAGGTCGTTGTTAACCAAAGTCGTTGAAGAGCGTCCGGATGGCAATGGTGGGACGGCGCCTTGCGAGACATGGGACAATGCCATTCTAGCATGTGAAGTGAAGAGCGGGGAACAGGTATTTCCGATGCTGCTGTCCACTAAGAGAATAGCTCCGGGACATGCAAACACCTGGTTTATACGGATTCAAGGGACGGCCTGCTCAGCTGAATTCTCGACCAAAAACCCCAAGCAACTCGCATGGCTCCCGTACGAATCTGGCGGAAGACAGGCTTGGCATGTTACGGATGTTCCTTATCAATCGGCATATGGCACGATAACCGGAGGCATCTTCGAATTCGGATTCTCGGACTCCATTCTGCAAATGTGGGCCGCCTTCTGCGACGAGATCGCGAACAGTGCAGAGGGGATGCTGCAGCCATTCCGATGCGCTACGCCGGATGAGGCTGAGGGCAGTCATCGCGTATTCACTGCGGCGTTGGAATCGAATATGTCCGGGCAAACGATTCCGATCTATTGGGGGGAGTAA
- a CDS encoding carbohydrate kinase family protein: MRLRAVIAYSLRRWNRICPGKRFRSIGGSKLSSATVSLPVIVGGHICLDIIPSIPNGGFSMVPGKLLNIGKAVLSTGGAVANTGLALQRLGMPVKLMGKIGNDIFGNAILSMLREVEYSLADGMIIANGESTSYSIVLSPPHVDRMFLHSTGANDTFEASDIPIEALEEASLFHFGYPPLMRRMCENGGAEIIQLMKRAKEAGVTTSLDMAKPDPEGDTGKLDWRPILSKLLPFVDLFLPSIEEILYMLRRDQYEELKRKRGSEQLVDHIDADMLQDLSSELLAMGAAVVVLKLGEHGLYMRSTAQESRLNGAGRYCPLHVGEWLDRELYIPCFQVEVAGTTGAGDCTIAGFLAAFIQGLKPEETLIAAAGTGACNVEQPDATSGIPTWGQVQSRIAFDWKQHKPIIQLPGFHEYPYNQITLYARI; encoded by the coding sequence ATGAGGCTGAGGGCAGTCATCGCGTATTCACTGCGGCGTTGGAATCGAATATGTCCGGGCAAACGATTCCGATCTATTGGGGGGAGTAAATTGTCGAGTGCGACGGTATCGTTACCCGTTATTGTCGGCGGTCACATTTGTCTGGATATTATCCCCTCCATACCGAACGGAGGATTCAGCATGGTTCCGGGGAAGCTGCTGAACATCGGTAAAGCCGTTCTGTCAACAGGAGGAGCTGTGGCTAATACGGGCCTTGCGCTGCAGCGGCTTGGCATGCCCGTGAAGCTGATGGGCAAAATCGGCAATGACATTTTTGGCAATGCGATCCTATCTATGCTACGTGAAGTAGAATATTCACTTGCTGACGGTATGATTATCGCAAATGGAGAGTCCACTTCGTATTCAATCGTCCTTAGTCCGCCCCATGTCGATCGCATGTTTCTTCATAGTACGGGCGCGAATGATACGTTCGAAGCAAGTGATATTCCGATAGAAGCGCTGGAAGAAGCGAGTTTGTTTCACTTTGGGTATCCTCCGCTTATGCGGCGAATGTGCGAGAATGGCGGAGCCGAAATCATTCAACTGATGAAACGGGCTAAAGAGGCTGGAGTAACGACTTCGTTGGATATGGCGAAGCCTGACCCCGAGGGAGATACGGGAAAACTAGATTGGCGGCCAATATTAAGCAAGCTGCTTCCTTTTGTGGATTTGTTTCTTCCGAGCATCGAGGAAATCTTGTATATGCTCAGAAGAGATCAATACGAGGAGTTGAAGAGGAAGCGTGGCAGTGAGCAGCTCGTCGACCATATTGACGCGGATATGCTCCAGGATCTATCATCCGAACTGCTTGCGATGGGAGCTGCTGTGGTCGTGTTGAAGCTTGGCGAGCACGGATTATATATGAGATCTACTGCACAAGAATCCAGATTAAACGGTGCTGGGCGATATTGCCCTCTCCATGTTGGCGAATGGCTCGACCGTGAACTGTACATTCCGTGCTTTCAAGTAGAGGTGGCTGGCACAACGGGAGCTGGAGACTGTACCATCGCCGGATTTCTTGCCGCATTCATCCAGGGGCTGAAGCCCGAAGAAACCTTGATCGCAGCTGCAGGTACTGGCGCATGTAATGTTGAACAGCCTGATGCTACCAGTGGAATTCCAACATGGGGGCAGGTGCAGTCGCGGATAGCATTTGATTGGAAACAGCACAAGCCTATAATTCAACTCCCCGGATTCCATGAATATCCATATAATCAAATTACTTTATATGCGAGGATATGA
- a CDS encoding InlB B-repeat-containing protein, translating to MIAISGDGASWTNHVVDELHHYSGASYGNGTYVAVGIGGKIVTSSDGASWASRSSGTANHLYGVAYGDGTYVALGTNGTILQSGSLTPKTYTLTYKGNGSTGGTEPTDSHSYAQGETVTVLGNTGSLAKTGNTFAGWNTAANGSGTGYATGATFSMGAANVTLYAQWTAIPSGGNTGGGGGGNSGSGCRRHTPR from the coding sequence ATGATCGCAATCTCAGGTGATGGAGCCAGTTGGACGAACCACGTGGTTGACGAACTGCATCATTATAGCGGCGCCAGCTATGGCAACGGTACGTATGTGGCTGTTGGGATTGGAGGGAAGATTGTGACCTCCAGTGACGGAGCGAGCTGGGCAAGCCGTTCCTCGGGCACCGCGAATCACCTTTATGGTGTCGCATATGGCGATGGAACCTATGTGGCGCTGGGGACAAATGGAACGATTTTGCAATCAGGCAGCCTGACACCGAAGACCTACACCTTAACGTATAAAGGCAACGGCAGCACGGGAGGAACCGAGCCGACGGATAGCCATTCGTACGCGCAGGGTGAAACGGTAACGGTCTTAGGAAACACGGGGAGTTTGGCGAAAACGGGCAACACGTTCGCGGGCTGGAACACGGCAGCCAATGGATCCGGGACAGGTTACGCGACAGGAGCGACGTTCAGCATGGGAGCAGCAAACGTGACGCTGTACGCACAGTGGACAGCGATCCCAAGCGGCGGCAATACCGGCGGTGGCGGCGGTGGCAATAGCGGCAGCGGGTGCCGTCGTCACACCCCAAGATGA